The following proteins are co-located in the Sporolactobacillus pectinivorans genome:
- a CDS encoding ABC transporter ATP-binding protein: MADEPGKHYLELKNIESFYGKIRALQGIDLYVDQGEIVTLIGSNGAGKSTTLKSISGQVTPKEGFIVFDGKDITKNPAHVNAYMGIAQVPEGRRIFPRLTVRENLQIGAFAERNKKVIAERMARVFGYFPRLKERLDQKGGTMSGGEQQMLAIGRALMMKPKLLMLDEPSMGLAPIVVEQIFEIIKEMNKEGMTILLVEQNAFQALQIANRGYVIQTGNIVLEGPCNELLSNQQVREAYLA, encoded by the coding sequence TTGGCTGATGAACCGGGAAAGCATTATCTTGAGCTGAAAAATATAGAGAGCTTTTATGGAAAAATTCGAGCGCTGCAGGGGATCGACCTTTACGTTGATCAAGGTGAGATTGTTACGCTGATCGGAAGCAACGGTGCCGGAAAATCAACAACATTGAAATCTATCAGCGGTCAGGTAACGCCCAAAGAAGGATTCATTGTATTCGATGGCAAAGATATTACCAAGAACCCGGCTCATGTGAACGCTTATATGGGTATTGCTCAGGTACCTGAGGGCAGGCGCATCTTTCCAAGACTGACTGTGCGTGAGAATTTGCAGATCGGCGCTTTTGCGGAGCGAAATAAAAAAGTAATTGCCGAACGTATGGCTCGCGTATTCGGATACTTCCCAAGGTTGAAGGAAAGGCTCGATCAAAAAGGAGGGACCATGAGCGGCGGCGAACAGCAAATGCTCGCCATCGGGCGCGCGCTGATGATGAAACCCAAACTTCTGATGCTTGACGAGCCATCTATGGGACTTGCTCCCATTGTTGTGGAGCAGATTTTTGAGATCATAAAAGAGATGAACAAAGAGGGCATGACCATTCTACTCGTAGAACAGAATGCCTTTCAAGCTCTTCAGATTGCTAACCGCGGGTATGTGATTCAAACAGGGAACATTGTTCTCGAGGGGCCATGCAACGAATTACTGTCCAACCAACAGGTTCGCGAAGCCTATCTGGCATAA
- a CDS encoding ABC transporter ATP-binding protein, whose translation MNILEVKNLTKKFGGLTATSNITMNVEKNSITAVIGPNGAGKTTFFNMITAVYRPTSGDILLNGKSLVGLKPHQVCHFGITRTFQNIRLFNEQTVLENVLVGMHQQLKSHWVGTLLHFPSITREEEEAKVEAYKILEYVGLEDSLNESAGNLPYGAQRRLEIARAIASKPKILLLDEPAAGMNPKETKSLTDLIHDMRTRLDVTIILIEHDMRLVMEISDYIYVLDHGELIASGKPDDIRNNKRVIEAYLGKEASNLG comes from the coding sequence GTGAACATCCTCGAAGTAAAAAATTTGACAAAAAAATTTGGCGGACTAACCGCGACGTCAAATATTACAATGAATGTTGAGAAGAATTCAATCACAGCTGTAATAGGCCCTAACGGTGCCGGTAAAACGACTTTCTTTAATATGATTACCGCAGTTTACAGACCGACATCGGGAGATATTCTACTGAATGGAAAATCACTTGTCGGGCTCAAGCCGCATCAGGTTTGCCACTTTGGTATTACACGTACTTTCCAGAACATCCGCCTTTTTAATGAACAGACCGTCCTGGAAAATGTGCTGGTCGGTATGCATCAGCAGCTTAAAAGCCATTGGGTCGGGACGCTCCTTCACTTTCCGTCTATCACACGCGAGGAAGAGGAGGCCAAAGTAGAGGCTTATAAAATACTGGAATATGTCGGTCTGGAAGACAGCTTGAATGAAAGTGCGGGCAATCTTCCTTATGGGGCACAGCGACGCCTGGAAATTGCCAGAGCGATCGCGTCAAAGCCTAAAATTCTGCTTCTTGATGAACCGGCAGCAGGCATGAACCCTAAAGAAACAAAGAGTTTAACGGATCTTATCCATGATATGCGTACGCGGTTGGATGTAACGATAATCCTGATTGAACATGATATGAGACTGGTTATGGAGATTTCGGATTATATTTACGTCCTTGACCATGGCGAATTAATCGCCTCCGGTAAACCTGACGATATCAGGAACAATAAACGTGTGATTGAGGCATATCTTGGAAAGGAGGCGAGCAATCTTGGCTGA
- a CDS encoding branched-chain amino acid ABC transporter permease: MIKTLVHKIGDSKKGQIIFFAAYVLITTLGLFLLSDSVTAFLILLLSVLILYYLKFNVKIKWVLGLLIIGVLMPFAASQGTSFQSFMDVGTLVLIYVTMSLGLNIVVGFAGLLDLGFIAFFAVGAYTFAIFGSSQANHFMPFGHFPVPGDAFWLFIPIGAIIAAIFGILLGIPVLRVKGDYLAIVTLGFGEIIRIVLNNMDHPINITNGSMGIPSIVPPKFFGIAIQNPSQFYYIALGIFLVAIYVATRLEHSKLGRAWKAVRDNEIAAQAMGIPLVKTKLAAFAIGASFSGMMGSVFAAKQMYIDATSFTYLESTMVLVMVILGGMGSIPGVILGAAVVIILNNQVLTDISNWLSQLSASGILMVPDALSPAKMQRFIFGILLVVFALYRTKGLIPHKNKMVDVKKLKREAAIEENKYKENPKMEGSES; this comes from the coding sequence ATGATAAAAACACTGGTACACAAGATTGGCGACAGCAAAAAAGGCCAGATCATTTTCTTTGCAGCATATGTTCTGATCACAACATTGGGATTGTTTCTGCTTTCAGATTCAGTCACTGCGTTCCTGATTCTTCTGTTATCTGTTTTGATCCTTTATTACCTGAAGTTCAATGTGAAGATTAAATGGGTTTTAGGCCTATTAATTATTGGCGTTTTGATGCCATTTGCCGCGAGCCAGGGGACATCATTCCAGTCTTTTATGGATGTCGGCACACTGGTTCTGATTTACGTGACCATGTCACTGGGGCTGAATATTGTCGTAGGGTTTGCTGGTTTGCTCGACTTAGGGTTTATCGCCTTTTTTGCGGTTGGTGCTTATACATTTGCCATTTTCGGCAGTTCTCAGGCTAACCACTTTATGCCATTTGGACACTTTCCGGTCCCCGGAGATGCTTTCTGGCTGTTCATTCCGATTGGTGCCATTATAGCAGCTATTTTTGGCATCCTTCTCGGCATCCCAGTGCTTCGGGTAAAAGGCGATTATCTGGCGATTGTGACCCTTGGTTTTGGGGAAATCATCCGTATCGTTCTGAATAATATGGATCATCCGATCAATATCACAAACGGATCGATGGGAATTCCTTCAATTGTCCCGCCGAAATTTTTTGGTATCGCAATTCAGAATCCCAGTCAGTTTTATTACATTGCACTGGGCATATTTCTCGTAGCCATATATGTAGCTACAAGGCTTGAACATTCGAAGCTTGGTCGCGCGTGGAAAGCTGTGCGGGATAATGAAATTGCTGCTCAGGCGATGGGTATTCCGCTAGTCAAGACCAAACTCGCCGCTTTTGCGATTGGCGCTTCTTTTTCCGGAATGATGGGATCGGTTTTTGCAGCGAAGCAGATGTACATTGACGCAACGAGCTTTACATATCTTGAATCAACGATGGTTCTGGTTATGGTTATCCTTGGCGGGATGGGCAGTATTCCGGGTGTCATTTTAGGTGCCGCGGTAGTCATTATCCTGAATAACCAGGTGCTGACTGATATTTCCAACTGGCTGAGCCAGTTGAGCGCATCTGGAATATTGATGGTTCCTGATGCCCTGTCTCCGGCAAAAATGCAGCGGTTTATTTTCGGCATTCTGCTGGTTGTATTCGCGCTCTACCGAACGAAAGGGTTAATACCGCACAAGAATAAAATGGTTGATGTGAAAAAACTGAAAAGGGAAGCGGCCATAGAAGAAAACAAATATAAGGAGAACCCCAAAATGGAGGGATCCGAATCGTGA
- a CDS encoding branched-chain amino acid ABC transporter permease: protein MLQQIIQITPQVLIDGLTLGFVYAVVAIGYTMVYGILELINFAHGDIFMTGSFVGAAVLFFLMSIGFMSSLPSLIVFIIIILVAALVTGALGVGIERVAYRPLRKRNAPKLIALITSIGISFILEDAVRFIAELKTGNYIVTAPPMFQHRFVLNIHSVFPFFNNAIFQGSFLVVSIVTIIMLVSLDIFVNRTKWGMAMRAVAQDRDTASLMSINVNRVISVTFFIGSALGGATGVLFLIQYGTVDPYIGFILGIKAFTAAVLGGIGNIRGAMFGGILLGLLEMFASANLSTITHGAMGSEYKDVFAFVILILVLIFKPEGLFGKAAVEKV, encoded by the coding sequence ATGCTGCAGCAAATTATACAGATCACACCCCAGGTATTGATTGACGGTTTGACACTAGGTTTTGTCTACGCTGTTGTTGCCATTGGCTATACCATGGTGTATGGCATCCTTGAATTGATCAACTTTGCGCACGGTGACATTTTTATGACCGGTTCCTTTGTGGGCGCGGCAGTGCTCTTCTTTCTAATGAGTATCGGGTTCATGTCGTCGCTGCCATCATTGATTGTTTTTATTATCATTATATTGGTCGCAGCACTTGTGACAGGGGCATTGGGAGTGGGCATTGAGCGTGTGGCTTACAGGCCGCTTCGAAAGAGAAATGCTCCAAAACTTATTGCACTGATCACTTCGATCGGAATATCCTTCATTCTGGAAGATGCCGTTCGTTTTATTGCAGAACTGAAAACAGGTAATTATATTGTTACTGCTCCGCCAATGTTTCAGCACCGATTTGTGCTGAATATCCATTCAGTGTTTCCGTTCTTTAACAATGCGATCTTTCAAGGTTCCTTTCTTGTTGTTTCAATTGTTACGATTATTATGCTTGTTTCTCTGGACATTTTTGTTAACCGCACAAAGTGGGGTATGGCAATGCGTGCTGTGGCTCAGGACCGTGACACCGCTTCACTCATGTCAATCAATGTCAATCGCGTCATTTCAGTTACTTTCTTCATTGGATCCGCGCTTGGCGGTGCCACTGGTGTGCTTTTCTTAATTCAATACGGTACCGTTGATCCGTATATCGGTTTTATTCTAGGAATCAAAGCCTTTACAGCAGCTGTATTGGGCGGCATTGGCAACATACGCGGCGCGATGTTCGGAGGCATCTTACTGGGACTGCTTGAAATGTTCGCATCGGCCAATCTTTCTACCATTACCCACGGCGCGATGGGCTCGGAATATAAAGATGTATTCGCCTTCGTTATTCTGATCCTCGTTCTGATATTTAAACCTGAAGGCTTGTTTGGAAAAGCCGCTGTAGAGAAGGTGTAA
- a CDS encoding methyl-accepting chemotaxis protein, whose translation MSHVHIMHALNRKLKSHHEKVFEGISNGRKKALDNWFRDRWVELENANRIVNSYDEQGSEIAAVMRAQLKQSSDFVEFILLDERGKVIISTFNQHIGHMMADLPNYSKGLENQRLMYGPYEDPRSLDIDCSDQHFADEVTLMFSVPASDRAGVKRVFLGRVLNDSMSNVIQDEDTHVYKESGDNYLFMVKTDRPILPGTAISRSRFEDNTFTLGDNLKDGVRAGKWGIVKVDKHTEFEIRFTDPKTGKLHQGVQLTMENGSNLDVWPGYPDYRHILVGGKGTLIHPPYTEEVWGMMCEGDVSEIYNFKSLNLRLPLNFAAGIAMAVAANGISFHFSLNAGIICSIMTWLLLSLAIYLSTKKVVVSPLNRTVNILHQIAEGEGDLTTRVDKSSYDEIGELSRWFNKFINNQMSMVKRVGSSAKASKNAATTVSGMTNKLSESMQTVGSTVNGLVAAAKQQNSIFQDTREHFNSLSAAIQEMDTLIHQVTAKTEDTSSRTKIANGNSSATLQQISDLEKTMNGSLEHIETLHRHSEAITKAVTTIARISEQTQMLALNATIEAARAGDAGKGFSVVAKEVSKLAEQTEYATNSVADLVDNIQRETNRTLQEIQQTDAKVKDSTQRIKDTIDTFNYISGNIREITEKMEALLSITNEESRDVNDVVVKINKTADEINEKTVRNASSSEQSIDLLAQVSNEIVRLKQITGNLDYVSNNLQSMVSSFKIV comes from the coding sequence ATGTCGCATGTACATATCATGCATGCTTTAAATAGAAAATTAAAAAGTCATCATGAGAAGGTTTTTGAGGGCATTTCCAACGGAAGAAAAAAAGCTCTTGATAATTGGTTCCGTGACCGGTGGGTGGAACTTGAAAATGCAAACAGAATTGTGAACAGTTACGATGAGCAGGGCAGCGAAATTGCCGCAGTGATGAGAGCACAATTAAAACAGAGCAGTGATTTTGTAGAATTCATCCTTCTTGATGAACGTGGCAAAGTCATCATTTCTACTTTCAATCAGCATATTGGCCATATGATGGCTGATCTGCCAAATTATTCAAAAGGCTTGGAAAATCAGCGATTGATGTATGGACCCTACGAAGACCCGAGAAGCTTGGATATTGATTGTTCAGATCAGCATTTTGCGGATGAGGTAACGTTGATGTTCTCTGTTCCCGCCTCTGATCGTGCGGGGGTGAAGAGAGTATTCCTTGGCCGCGTGCTTAATGACAGCATGAGCAACGTCATTCAGGATGAAGATACACACGTGTATAAAGAATCCGGTGATAATTATCTTTTTATGGTTAAGACAGATCGACCGATTCTTCCCGGGACTGCAATTTCCAGAAGCCGATTTGAAGATAATACTTTCACGCTTGGCGATAATCTGAAAGATGGTGTGCGGGCGGGAAAATGGGGCATTGTGAAAGTTGACAAACATACCGAATTTGAGATCAGATTCACGGATCCGAAAACAGGTAAGCTTCATCAAGGTGTGCAACTGACCATGGAAAATGGCAGCAATCTCGATGTGTGGCCCGGGTATCCCGATTATCGGCATATCCTCGTAGGCGGCAAAGGAACGCTGATTCATCCTCCGTATACTGAAGAAGTCTGGGGAATGATGTGCGAGGGCGATGTTTCGGAAATATACAATTTCAAGAGCCTGAATTTACGTTTGCCACTTAATTTTGCAGCCGGTATTGCAATGGCAGTGGCAGCCAACGGAATAAGTTTTCACTTCTCGCTTAACGCCGGTATTATTTGTTCAATAATGACTTGGCTGCTTCTTTCTCTGGCCATTTACCTTTCAACAAAAAAAGTTGTTGTCAGCCCGCTTAACAGGACTGTCAACATCCTTCATCAGATTGCAGAGGGAGAAGGAGATCTGACAACACGTGTTGATAAAAGTTCGTATGATGAAATTGGCGAGCTTTCGAGATGGTTTAATAAATTTATCAACAATCAGATGTCCATGGTCAAACGTGTCGGCAGTTCAGCAAAAGCGTCCAAGAACGCCGCAACGACAGTTTCCGGCATGACTAATAAGCTCTCTGAAAGTATGCAAACCGTCGGCAGCACGGTTAATGGCCTGGTCGCAGCTGCGAAACAGCAAAACAGTATCTTTCAGGACACCCGTGAGCATTTTAACAGCCTTTCTGCTGCTATTCAGGAAATGGACACTTTAATCCATCAGGTCACTGCCAAAACGGAAGATACAAGCAGCCGCACAAAAATCGCGAACGGCAATTCTTCGGCAACGTTACAGCAAATCAGTGATCTTGAAAAAACGATGAACGGGTCGCTTGAACATATAGAAACACTGCACCGCCATTCAGAGGCTATTACTAAAGCAGTGACGACAATTGCCCGAATCAGTGAGCAAACTCAGATGTTGGCACTAAATGCAACGATCGAGGCTGCGCGGGCCGGTGATGCGGGCAAGGGTTTTAGTGTGGTCGCTAAAGAAGTATCTAAACTGGCGGAGCAGACTGAATATGCGACGAATTCTGTCGCCGACCTGGTAGACAATATTCAGAGAGAAACCAATCGGACACTTCAGGAGATCCAACAAACTGATGCAAAAGTTAAGGATTCTACCCAAAGGATTAAAGACACAATTGATACATTTAATTACATATCCGGAAATATCAGAGAGATCACAGAAAAAATGGAGGCCTTGCTGAGTATCACGAATGAAGAGAGTCGCGATGTCAATGATGTGGTTGTAAAAATTAACAAAACGGCAGATGAAATCAATGAAAAAACTGTCCGGAATGCGAGCAGCAGTGAACAATCGATTGATCTGCTGGCACAGGTTTCAAATGAGATTGTCCGTCTGAAGCAAATTACCGGCAATCTTGATTATGTATCAAACAACCTTCAAAGTATGGTCTCCTCTTTTAAAATAGTCTGA
- the metA gene encoding homoserine O-acetyltransferase MetA, whose amino-acid sequence MPIKIPRGLPAKEVLEKENIFVMDDERAVTQDIRPLNILILNLMPEKQKEEAQLLRLLGNTPLQVNVTFMRTATHVSTHTSHLHLDQFYTTFDQVRGKKFDGLIITGAPIEKLPFSKVDYWDELKEIMEWSRKSVTSTLNICWGAQAALYYHFGINKVLLPKKLSGIYSHTVVKPREKLLRGFDDLFTAPHSRYTDLDHDTLVKHPEVKVLASSAEAGAFILMARGGNQIMVTGHFEYDTDTLAVEYQRDLKKDIHPDLPEHYFPDDDLNEKPVNSWRSHAHLFFSNWLNYYVYQETPYQWE is encoded by the coding sequence GTGCCTATAAAAATTCCAAGGGGGCTTCCCGCCAAGGAAGTACTGGAAAAAGAGAATATTTTTGTGATGGATGATGAACGGGCTGTGACCCAGGATATCCGTCCGCTCAATATATTAATATTGAATTTAATGCCTGAAAAACAGAAGGAGGAAGCTCAATTGCTCCGCCTTCTTGGCAATACACCTTTACAGGTTAATGTCACGTTCATGAGAACGGCGACACATGTTTCAACGCATACAAGCCATCTACATCTTGATCAGTTCTACACAACATTTGATCAAGTCAGAGGGAAAAAATTCGATGGGTTAATTATTACGGGGGCTCCGATCGAAAAGCTGCCCTTTTCGAAAGTAGATTACTGGGATGAACTTAAGGAAATTATGGAGTGGTCAAGAAAATCGGTCACTTCCACCTTGAATATCTGCTGGGGCGCTCAGGCGGCTCTGTATTATCATTTTGGCATTAACAAGGTGCTCCTGCCAAAAAAGCTATCCGGTATTTACAGCCATACTGTCGTGAAGCCAAGAGAGAAACTGCTGCGCGGTTTTGACGATCTATTCACCGCCCCGCATTCCCGATACACCGACCTCGACCACGATACTCTTGTGAAACACCCCGAAGTAAAAGTTCTGGCTTCGTCGGCAGAGGCAGGTGCATTTATTCTGATGGCCCGCGGTGGCAACCAGATTATGGTCACAGGCCATTTTGAGTATGATACTGACACACTGGCTGTAGAATATCAGAGAGATTTAAAAAAAGATATCCATCCTGATCTTCCGGAGCATTATTTTCCTGATGATGATCTGAACGAAAAACCTGTTAATAGCTGGCGGTCGCATGCCCATCTCTTTTTTTCAAACTGGCTGAATTATTATGTCTATCAGGAAACGCCCTATCAGTGGGAATAA
- the plsX gene encoding phosphate acyltransferase PlsX, whose product MKIAIDAMGGDNAPEAIVEGTILAAKAFPDLQFVLVGDREKIEPFVGDQKRIEILHTTEKIEGTDAPVQAVRRKKQASMVLAVQEVREKRCAAAVSAGNTGALMASGLFGVGRIKGIDRPALAPTLPTIHENKGFLFLDVGANAETKPENMLQYALMGSIYAEKVLHRPNPRIGLLNIGEEPGKGNELTKKAYQLLKEAPLNFVGNVESRELLHGPADVIVADGFSGNLVLKSVEGTAMSVMQLLKETLGGSLYTKVLTGLMYGKLKSIKTRMDYSAYGGALLFGLSAPVIKVHGAAKSEAVFAAIKQAKILVEEDVVGTIEATLHDKDHAWLISKA is encoded by the coding sequence ATGAAAATTGCGATTGACGCCATGGGTGGCGACAATGCACCGGAAGCTATTGTTGAAGGGACAATTCTTGCAGCGAAGGCGTTTCCTGATTTGCAGTTTGTTTTAGTAGGTGATCGAGAAAAAATTGAGCCGTTTGTTGGCGATCAGAAACGGATCGAGATCCTTCACACAACAGAAAAAATTGAAGGGACGGATGCGCCGGTACAGGCTGTACGCCGGAAAAAACAAGCGTCAATGGTGCTGGCTGTTCAGGAGGTCAGAGAGAAGAGGTGCGCCGCGGCAGTCTCCGCCGGCAATACCGGCGCTTTGATGGCTTCCGGACTTTTCGGTGTCGGAAGAATCAAAGGCATTGACCGTCCGGCTCTTGCACCGACGCTTCCCACAATTCACGAGAATAAGGGATTTCTTTTCCTTGACGTTGGTGCTAATGCCGAGACAAAGCCTGAAAATATGCTGCAATATGCACTGATGGGTTCAATTTACGCTGAAAAAGTCCTGCACCGGCCGAACCCGCGTATCGGACTGCTGAACATTGGCGAAGAACCCGGGAAGGGTAATGAGCTAACAAAGAAAGCTTATCAGCTGTTGAAAGAAGCTCCGCTCAATTTTGTCGGAAACGTGGAGTCCCGCGAGCTGCTTCATGGCCCGGCAGATGTCATCGTTGCCGATGGGTTTTCTGGAAATCTGGTTCTGAAGAGCGTCGAAGGAACGGCTATGTCAGTGATGCAACTATTGAAGGAAACGCTTGGTGGCTCTTTATATACAAAGGTGCTTACCGGACTGATGTATGGAAAATTGAAGTCGATTAAAACGCGTATGGATTATTCAGCGTATGGCGGCGCATTGCTTTTTGGACTTTCTGCACCGGTCATCAAAGTCCATGGCGCTGCAAAAAGCGAGGCCGTATTTGCGGCGATCAAACAGGCCAAGATTCTAGTTGAAGAAGATGTTGTGGGGACGATCGAAGCAACATTGCATGACAAAGATCATGCCTGGTTGATTAGTAAAGCCTGA
- a CDS encoding permease prefix domain 1-containing protein, with translation MKRLNAYIDKAFENIPKSEQADQAKEEIIRDLEEKVADLMEEGKSQEDAINKAIVEFGDIDEIKQELDLPDHPSRRKQELARLNLGFSIWGSILVITLSVFINFYYSPHIIWFIYPTFGIAWWPLSMFYNWYRKKVEDQS, from the coding sequence GTGAAAAGATTAAATGCATACATCGATAAAGCATTCGAAAATATCCCAAAAAGTGAGCAGGCTGATCAGGCAAAAGAAGAAATCATTCGTGACCTGGAAGAAAAAGTGGCTGATTTGATGGAGGAAGGAAAATCCCAGGAAGATGCAATCAACAAAGCGATTGTGGAATTCGGCGATATTGATGAAATAAAACAGGAACTCGATCTTCCTGATCACCCCAGCCGAAGAAAACAAGAGCTGGCACGCTTGAATCTTGGTTTTTCAATCTGGGGCAGTATTCTCGTTATCACGCTGTCGGTATTTATTAACTTTTATTATTCACCGCATATCATTTGGTTCATCTATCCGACTTTTGGTATTGCCTGGTGGCCACTCTCGATGTTTTATAATTGGTACCGGAAAAAAGTCGAGGATCAGTCATGA
- a CDS encoding PadR family transcriptional regulator → MSHIRKSGGNFIRSDILRGHLDSIILRLLRDGDSYGYELSKTISRWTEGKFEIKEATLYAVFQRLEKKQLIDSYFGERTHGGKRKYYTITPLGKAYFHEMVNEWQEVKKIVDTFLEGKGQ, encoded by the coding sequence TTGTCACATATCAGGAAGAGTGGGGGTAATTTTATTCGCAGTGACATTTTAAGAGGGCATCTGGATTCAATCATCCTGCGATTGCTGCGTGATGGTGATTCTTATGGCTACGAACTTTCTAAGACAATCAGCCGCTGGACAGAAGGAAAGTTTGAAATTAAAGAAGCCACACTATATGCCGTATTCCAACGGCTTGAAAAAAAACAGTTAATCGATTCTTATTTTGGTGAACGGACGCATGGCGGAAAAAGGAAATATTATACGATAACACCGCTTGGCAAGGCCTATTTTCACGAAATGGTGAACGAGTGGCAGGAAGTGAAGAAAATCGTAGATACATTTTTGGAGGGGAAAGGCCAGTGA
- the abc-f gene encoding ribosomal protection-like ABC-F family protein: protein MGTIQIRNLTFRYDNMVKPLFDNITLKIDESWRLGLIGRNGRGKTTLLRLLQNQLTYSGIIETNLNFSYFPQSIQDPTQITFNILTDLGLVADYEIWKIERELTRLQVDVSVLYRSFGTLSPGEQTKVLLASMFVDENHYQLIDEPTNHLDQTGRVIVANYLRQKTGFILISHDRHFLNQIIDHVISIDRTNISVYSGNYETWYTAKTQQDALEQRENDQLKSEIKRLEKTARQKEQWSNNAERGKYAGAKRKDNSDIDRGFVGHRAAKVMKRSVTLEKRTNNAVNEKKKLLNNVEDMTPLTLPYQAARADQVLVTVADLVLKHNQKVLNKPLGFTIKTGDRVALVGPNGVGKSTLINALLDGQQSPLIRSGFAQIHYGVRVSYLPQDFANLAGTIENFASEHEVPYNMLLATLRKLGFERRLFNDCIENMSMGQKRKLALARSLCESAQLYIWDEPLNYLDVITREQVQQIISEVQPTMLIVDHDHEFIDEVTLTKIKLEGAQ, encoded by the coding sequence ATGGGAACAATACAAATTCGCAACCTAACTTTTCGCTATGACAACATGGTGAAACCACTTTTTGATAACATCACACTTAAAATTGACGAAAGCTGGCGATTGGGTCTAATCGGGCGTAATGGCCGCGGAAAGACAACGCTGCTTCGACTATTACAAAATCAATTGACTTATTCGGGAATAATCGAGACTAATCTGAATTTTTCATATTTCCCACAATCCATTCAAGATCCAACGCAAATAACCTTTAACATTTTAACTGATCTTGGCCTAGTTGCCGATTATGAGATTTGGAAGATTGAGCGAGAACTGACACGATTGCAAGTTGACGTAAGCGTCCTTTATCGGTCTTTTGGCACGCTAAGTCCCGGTGAACAGACGAAGGTTCTCCTGGCCAGCATGTTTGTTGATGAAAATCACTACCAACTTATCGATGAACCAACTAACCATCTGGACCAAACAGGACGCGTCATTGTAGCCAACTATTTACGCCAAAAAACAGGGTTCATACTCATCAGTCATGATCGTCACTTTTTGAATCAAATCATTGATCATGTCATATCCATCGACCGAACTAATATCTCGGTCTATAGCGGAAATTATGAAACTTGGTATACGGCCAAAACGCAACAAGATGCACTTGAGCAGCGGGAAAATGATCAATTGAAATCTGAAATCAAACGTCTGGAAAAAACCGCTCGACAAAAAGAACAGTGGTCAAATAATGCCGAGCGCGGTAAATATGCCGGCGCAAAACGCAAAGACAACAGTGATATCGACCGTGGTTTTGTCGGTCATCGTGCAGCTAAAGTTATGAAACGTTCAGTAACGTTAGAAAAGCGCACAAACAACGCAGTGAACGAAAAAAAGAAACTTTTGAACAATGTTGAGGACATGACGCCTTTGACATTACCCTACCAGGCTGCCAGAGCCGATCAGGTACTGGTCACTGTCGCAGATCTCGTACTGAAGCATAACCAGAAAGTCCTGAATAAACCTTTGGGCTTCACGATAAAAACTGGCGATCGTGTTGCGTTAGTCGGACCAAATGGTGTAGGTAAATCGACGTTGATCAATGCCTTGCTTGATGGTCAACAAAGTCCCTTAATACGCAGCGGCTTCGCACAAATTCACTATGGGGTACGTGTATCCTATTTACCACAGGATTTCGCTAACCTTGCCGGGACAATCGAAAATTTTGCAAGCGAACATGAAGTGCCCTACAACATGTTACTAGCGACATTACGTAAACTTGGCTTCGAACGGCGCCTTTTCAATGATTGCATTGAAAATATGAGTATGGGGCAAAAGCGTAAATTAGCTCTGGCACGCTCTCTTTGTGAATCAGCACAGCTTTACATTTGGGATGAGCCACTGAACTATTTAGATGTCATCACCCGAGAGCAAGTCCAACAAATCATTTCCGAAGTACAGCCGACCATGTTAATCGTTGACCATGATCATGAATTCATAGATGAGGTCACCCTAACAAAAATCAAATTAGAAGGCGCCCAATAA